A DNA window from Fodinibius sp. Rm-B-1B1-1 contains the following coding sequences:
- a CDS encoding MarC family protein — MDLAVYLNALTGFFVIIDPIGAALVFHSLIPEGAKRHRRMMALKSILISVVLLIVFGNYGEALLDQLGININSLRIAGGLLLFYTAFNMITEAVEYEDTTIKKDISVFPMTIPLLAGPGALTLAILLFSNASETTANLSVVAAIVTILLLTFILMLTSAYLKKIIGKTGDEILRRFLGVLLAALSIQFIYDGIRKMAG, encoded by the coding sequence ATGGATTTAGCAGTTTATTTAAATGCTTTGACTGGCTTCTTTGTCATTATTGACCCCATTGGAGCAGCATTAGTTTTTCACTCTCTTATCCCAGAAGGGGCAAAACGCCACCGCCGTATGATGGCCCTAAAATCAATTTTGATTTCGGTAGTACTGCTCATCGTATTTGGAAATTACGGCGAAGCATTGCTCGATCAGCTGGGCATTAACATCAACTCCCTGCGGATTGCAGGCGGACTACTTTTATTCTATACCGCTTTTAATATGATTACTGAAGCAGTAGAGTATGAAGATACCACAATCAAAAAAGATATATCCGTCTTTCCCATGACCATTCCACTGCTGGCAGGACCGGGTGCACTAACACTGGCCATCCTCTTATTTTCCAACGCTTCTGAGACAACAGCTAACCTATCTGTAGTAGCTGCCATTGTTACTATTTTACTACTTACATTTATTCTGATGCTGACCTCAGCCTATCTAAAAAAAATAATTGGCAAAACTGGCGATGAAATTCTCCGTCGATTTTTAGGTGTGCTCTTGGCGGCCCTGTCGATACAATTTATTTACGATGGAATAAGAAAAATGGCCGGGTGA
- the fabF gene encoding beta-ketoacyl-ACP synthase II — protein MSKPKRVVVTGLGAISPLGNNVPDFWENLSNGMSGADRITHFDPSQFRTHFACELKDFDVSEHLEHNTIRRSDPYSQYALVSTNQAVEDSGLDFDEMDPFDTGVIWGSGQGGMKTFEEEVRNYAERDYNPRFNPFFVPKLIINMAPGMISMKYGLMGINYATVSACATSNTAIMDALNYIRWGKAKVMITGGSEAGITEASFGGFSAMRAMSQRNDDPKTASRPFDKDRDGFVMGEGAATLILEEYEHAKARGANIYAEVTGAAMTADAYHMTATHPEGKGATAAMKQALNDSELNAEDVDYLNTHATSTPVGDISEIKAAVNVFGKDSDHLSIGATKSMTGHLLGAAGAIEAIASIKAINNNLVPPTINTENIDEEIPSSLDIVLGEAREKNIDVVMSNTFGFGGHNGIVVFKKV, from the coding sequence ATGAGCAAGCCTAAACGAGTTGTAGTAACTGGGCTCGGAGCCATATCTCCGCTTGGAAATAACGTACCCGATTTTTGGGAAAACCTATCCAATGGTATGAGTGGAGCCGATCGCATTACCCATTTTGATCCTTCTCAATTTCGCACACATTTTGCCTGTGAGCTCAAAGATTTTGACGTCAGCGAGCATTTAGAACATAATACCATTCGTCGTTCTGATCCCTACAGTCAGTACGCATTAGTATCCACCAATCAGGCGGTTGAAGATTCGGGACTCGATTTTGATGAGATGGATCCCTTCGATACCGGCGTTATTTGGGGCAGTGGTCAGGGCGGTATGAAAACCTTTGAAGAAGAAGTACGTAATTATGCTGAACGCGACTACAACCCGCGTTTTAACCCGTTCTTCGTCCCCAAGCTGATCATCAATATGGCGCCTGGAATGATTTCTATGAAATATGGACTAATGGGTATCAACTACGCCACTGTCTCGGCTTGTGCAACCTCTAATACAGCTATTATGGATGCGCTTAATTACATTCGCTGGGGCAAGGCCAAAGTAATGATTACCGGTGGATCCGAAGCGGGTATTACAGAGGCTTCTTTTGGCGGATTTTCGGCTATGCGTGCCATGTCACAGCGCAACGACGATCCCAAAACAGCTTCTCGTCCATTTGATAAAGACCGCGACGGTTTTGTAATGGGAGAGGGAGCTGCAACGCTTATCTTGGAAGAATATGAACACGCCAAGGCACGCGGTGCTAATATTTATGCCGAAGTTACCGGTGCTGCCATGACGGCCGATGCTTATCACATGACGGCTACCCATCCGGAAGGAAAGGGAGCTACCGCAGCGATGAAACAAGCACTCAATGACAGTGAGCTCAATGCTGAGGATGTGGATTACCTGAATACACACGCAACTTCCACCCCTGTGGGAGACATCAGTGAAATTAAAGCCGCAGTCAACGTTTTTGGAAAAGATTCCGATCACTTATCCATTGGGGCTACCAAATCAATGACGGGACACCTCTTAGGGGCAGCTGGAGCTATCGAGGCAATTGCCAGTATTAAAGCCATCAACAATAACCTGGTGCCCCCCACCATCAATACCGAAAATATTGATGAAGAAATCCCCTCCTCACTGGATATCGTGCTGGGTGAAGCCAGAGAGAAAAATATAGATGTGGTAATGAGCAACACCTTTGGCTTTGGGGGCCACAATGGTATTGTAGTGTTTAAAAAGGTTTGA
- a CDS encoding alpha/beta hydrolase — MKQNNRPSLLLLHGALGTLEQFDFLVPQLKEHFVVHRINFEGHGDAGPTDSPFRISYFAENVLGYMDEHGIEAANFFGYSMGGYVALVLAKNHPQRVKKVATLGTILQWNEKIAEQECQYLHPGKIKEKVPHFAEQLKERHLSGWERVVNNTRDMLQYLGVNPEIESEDWKHITCPLRFHIGDRDTTAGLADTAEIYQKTEKSELVVLPKTGHPITEADKDYLMLSLEKFFNEIKKTDLDDRAQKKNGSRTE; from the coding sequence ATGAAACAGAATAATCGGCCGTCACTGCTATTACTACACGGGGCACTGGGCACGTTGGAGCAATTTGATTTTTTAGTCCCGCAGCTAAAAGAACACTTTGTTGTACACCGAATAAATTTTGAAGGCCACGGGGATGCAGGTCCCACCGACAGCCCTTTCCGTATTTCCTATTTTGCTGAAAATGTTTTGGGGTATATGGATGAACACGGCATTGAAGCTGCTAACTTTTTTGGATACAGTATGGGCGGGTATGTAGCGCTGGTATTGGCTAAAAACCATCCACAAAGAGTAAAAAAAGTGGCTACGCTGGGGACGATTTTGCAGTGGAATGAAAAAATAGCAGAACAGGAATGCCAATATCTGCATCCGGGTAAAATAAAGGAAAAGGTGCCTCATTTTGCAGAGCAGCTCAAAGAACGCCATCTGTCTGGATGGGAGCGCGTGGTAAACAATACACGTGATATGTTGCAATATTTAGGTGTGAATCCCGAAATTGAATCAGAAGATTGGAAGCATATTACTTGTCCATTGCGTTTTCATATAGGAGATCGGGATACTACGGCCGGACTTGCTGATACGGCGGAGATTTATCAGAAAACGGAAAAATCTGAGTTAGTAGTGCTGCCCAAAACCGGGCATCCTATTACAGAAGCGGATAAAGATTATCTTATGCTATCGCTTGAAAAGTTTTTTAATGAAATAAAAAAGACTGATCTGGATGACCGGGCTCAGAAAAAGAATGGCAGCAGAACGGAATAA
- a CDS encoding nuclear transport factor 2 family protein: protein MNYFDKINDIYNHIAQGTAMDAFEEYYADDVTMILEDGTTVEGKEANREREKEFFSSVEKFHGIEVSGITSNEDEGITAVESTMTVTFKGADGPMDLEQVAVQHWDGDEIDTERFYATQTD from the coding sequence ATGAATTATTTTGATAAGATCAACGACATTTATAACCATATCGCACAAGGCACCGCAATGGATGCTTTTGAAGAATATTATGCCGACGACGTAACCATGATTTTGGAAGATGGAACAACTGTTGAAGGCAAAGAGGCAAACCGCGAACGCGAGAAAGAATTTTTTAGCAGTGTTGAAAAATTTCACGGTATCGAAGTTTCCGGCATTACTTCTAATGAAGACGAAGGAATAACAGCTGTAGAATCTACTATGACTGTTACTTTCAAAGGAGCCGATGGCCCCATGGATCTTGAACAGGTTGCGGTACAGCACTGGGATGGAGACGAAATTGATACCGAACGTTTTTATGCAACACAGACAGACTAA
- a CDS encoding DinB family protein, whose protein sequence is MKSITGFALSILAVFCMVQPLQAQQSNNFKDQFTRHFDYASRVLSLAEAMPAEKYSWQPEEGVFSVERVYTHIARYNFYYLENSLGIPAPDDVDVENIESITGKKNVVDILEHSIKHVKDAIKEMPESKLSEQTEMYGQTVNGQAVLMQLITHKSEHVGQSIAYARMNGIVPPWSE, encoded by the coding sequence ATGAAAAGTATAACAGGTTTTGCGTTGTCAATATTGGCAGTGTTTTGCATGGTTCAGCCGTTACAAGCACAGCAGTCAAATAACTTTAAGGATCAATTTACCCGGCATTTCGACTATGCTTCTCGCGTATTGTCTCTGGCTGAAGCAATGCCGGCAGAGAAATATTCCTGGCAACCGGAAGAGGGGGTCTTTTCAGTGGAAAGAGTGTACACACATATCGCCCGGTATAATTTCTATTATCTGGAAAATTCGCTCGGCATCCCCGCCCCCGATGACGTGGATGTAGAAAATATAGAGTCTATAACAGGCAAGAAAAACGTAGTGGATATCCTGGAGCATTCTATAAAGCATGTCAAAGATGCTATTAAAGAAATGCCAGAGTCAAAACTGAGTGAACAAACAGAAATGTATGGGCAAACAGTTAACGGACAAGCTGTTTTGATGCAACTTATCACGCATAAGAGTGAGCACGTAGGTCAGTCAATAGCGTATGCCCGTATGAATGGGATTGTACCGCCGTGGAGTGAATAG
- a CDS encoding DUF2911 domain-containing protein, whose product MSIPLYLSENIPFYLFVGLFLFTGCTDPKPQELNSERRKSPIAIAKTSHEPSNTYIKIVYGQPYKNNREIFGELVPYNEVWRTGANEATEITTTNNIIFGGKPLDAGTYSVFTIPKKENMWTVILNSALGQWGAFDYDTSKDVLRVDVPKQTAEKSTEALTIRFSETFEDETNIIMEWDKTKVTIPIEFTN is encoded by the coding sequence ATGAGTATCCCCCTTTATCTCTCTGAAAATATTCCTTTTTATCTATTCGTCGGACTTTTTCTTTTTACCGGATGTACCGATCCCAAACCCCAAGAGCTAAATTCTGAACGAAGAAAAAGCCCCATCGCCATTGCAAAAACCAGCCACGAACCAAGTAATACCTATATAAAAATCGTATACGGTCAGCCTTATAAAAACAACCGCGAAATTTTCGGTGAGCTCGTTCCCTATAACGAAGTATGGCGAACAGGAGCTAATGAAGCTACCGAAATTACCACAACGAATAATATTATCTTCGGAGGAAAACCCCTTGATGCAGGAACCTACTCGGTTTTTACTATCCCTAAAAAAGAAAATATGTGGACTGTCATTTTAAATAGTGCATTGGGGCAGTGGGGTGCATTTGATTACGATACTTCTAAAGATGTCCTCCGCGTTGACGTTCCAAAACAAACGGCCGAGAAAAGTACCGAAGCCCTAACCATCCGATTTTCTGAAACCTTTGAAGACGAAACAAACATCATCATGGAATGGGATAAAACCAAAGTAACCATTCCTATTGAATTCACTAATTAG